One genomic window of Paenibacillus xylanilyticus includes the following:
- a CDS encoding acyltransferase family protein, producing MSKNHTIHGLRGLCALMVFVGHVISMSINGGYLTINEHATLVLAEIGVDVFFMISGYLIVQSLVKHGKIGQFVYNRIIRIYPVYLPLLVIMFVAGPVIQFDWLANLTASEYILNFIYGLFMLPGVFPLEEAVRNARTLSYEFAFYLVSVIFFVSLRPLNNKYMKWFLIILGLAITLAVVIRMPRALFFLTGVLAYYASERFNFLPSKLHSLLALIIIYLATYFGDIYFSIIFGVYFFYLIIKEHGVLSNLLSTRFFQYFGTISYSFYLLHPFALFPFQRVMARFNLPDYVSLTITFVAGLIIATLISHISYEVIENRFTNRYLKRKKRPVTPHVPTPAPQTTPVS from the coding sequence GTGAGTAAGAACCATACAATTCACGGACTGCGTGGATTATGTGCTCTAATGGTTTTTGTCGGACATGTTATATCCATGTCGATTAACGGCGGTTACCTTACCATAAACGAGCACGCTACCTTGGTCTTGGCAGAAATCGGTGTTGATGTTTTCTTCATGATTAGTGGTTATCTTATTGTGCAAAGTTTAGTGAAACACGGGAAGATTGGACAGTTTGTCTATAATCGCATCATACGAATCTATCCTGTGTACCTCCCCTTGCTGGTTATTATGTTTGTGGCAGGGCCTGTAATTCAATTTGATTGGTTGGCCAACTTGACGGCTTCGGAATACATTCTGAATTTCATTTATGGATTGTTCATGCTTCCAGGTGTTTTTCCACTTGAAGAAGCTGTTCGTAATGCAAGAACACTCAGTTATGAATTTGCTTTTTACCTGGTCAGCGTCATTTTCTTCGTATCGCTCAGACCCCTAAACAATAAATACATGAAGTGGTTTTTAATCATACTGGGTCTTGCCATCACCTTGGCTGTCGTCATTCGCATGCCGCGAGCACTGTTCTTTCTCACAGGAGTTCTGGCCTATTACGCTAGTGAAAGGTTTAATTTTCTCCCCTCCAAGCTGCACTCACTCTTAGCCTTAATCATAATTTATCTGGCTACATACTTCGGGGATATTTATTTTTCCATCATCTTCGGCGTGTATTTCTTCTATCTGATCATCAAGGAACATGGGGTTTTATCGAATCTGTTGAGTACTCGCTTTTTCCAGTACTTCGGAACGATAAGCTACAGCTTTTATCTCCTGCATCCCTTTGCCCTATTTCCCTTCCAGCGTGTAATGGCACGCTTCAATCTGCCTGATTATGTATCGTTAACCATCACATTTGTGGCTGGTCTGATTATCGCAACCTTAATCTCTCATATTTCTTATGAAGTCATAGAAAATCGCTTTACCAATCGTTATCTCAAACGCAAAAAACGTCCTGTTACACCTCATGTACCCACTCCAGCCCCACAGACAACTCCGGTTAGCTGA
- a CDS encoding Ppx/GppA phosphatase family protein, which yields MNSKGTLGIIDIGSNSIRLVIYELDHEGAYRIIHEDKYAARLSNVVEEDGQILPHSLEQAITVLQQFKATCDAFQTKVIRAAATAAIRNARNAAQIIGWLEEETGLEIECASGDQEAYYGFLGVIQSIDLQDGYVVDIGGGSTEVTVFRDRKRLHSISLPIGAVNSHARYGGEDSWSEANVAALCNDVIQALKDQEWVRQHPGLPLIGLGGTMRTLAKIEQKRTQYSLPVTHHYEISASAMENLAKSLPYLTSGQRKKVPGLAKDRADIIVPGVLILRTVFDILQGDRYVVSGAGLRDGILRDLMAPHRPASPTALEDSIRNFIHFGPPVPEKKLKRIHQDATVIYEALDGDTPKPADSRILYTACMLYGAGKQINYFRYPQHSAYWIMNAGIYGLSHRETVLTAIAADYHPKKRTPQLLNKHRDILKDSDERHAHRLGSILRIAEAIHRSERISAIRVTKENGSLQIKLICSAEPLLEMHGLEEAAKDLEEAWDVKLTYSTLQASKE from the coding sequence ATGAACTCAAAAGGAACTCTCGGCATTATCGATATTGGCTCCAACTCCATTCGTCTCGTCATTTACGAACTGGATCATGAAGGAGCCTACCGGATTATTCATGAAGATAAATATGCTGCGCGACTCAGCAACGTGGTTGAAGAGGATGGGCAGATCCTGCCTCACTCGCTGGAACAAGCCATCACCGTCTTGCAGCAGTTCAAGGCTACTTGTGACGCATTCCAAACAAAAGTCATTCGCGCTGCAGCTACAGCTGCCATTCGCAATGCTCGCAACGCTGCTCAAATCATAGGCTGGCTTGAAGAGGAGACCGGACTTGAGATTGAATGTGCCTCCGGAGATCAGGAAGCGTATTACGGCTTTCTTGGGGTTATTCAGTCCATTGATCTGCAGGATGGCTATGTCGTGGATATCGGTGGCGGCAGTACGGAGGTAACCGTATTCCGGGATCGCAAAAGACTTCACAGTATTTCTCTGCCCATTGGCGCCGTAAACTCGCATGCCAGGTATGGCGGGGAGGATTCCTGGTCTGAAGCAAATGTTGCTGCGCTGTGCAATGATGTCATTCAGGCACTGAAAGATCAGGAGTGGGTCCGTCAGCATCCAGGTCTTCCGCTCATCGGTCTTGGAGGTACCATGCGTACTCTGGCCAAAATTGAGCAAAAAAGAACACAATACTCGTTACCCGTAACCCACCACTACGAGATCAGTGCTTCAGCCATGGAGAACCTGGCCAAATCACTGCCTTATCTCACTTCAGGTCAGCGTAAAAAGGTGCCTGGTCTGGCGAAGGATCGTGCTGACATCATTGTGCCTGGTGTTCTGATTCTCAGAACGGTCTTCGACATTCTTCAGGGAGATCGTTATGTCGTAAGTGGAGCAGGATTGCGTGACGGAATTTTGCGTGATCTGATGGCCCCGCACCGGCCAGCCTCTCCTACTGCACTGGAGGACAGCATCCGCAACTTCATTCATTTTGGCCCGCCAGTTCCCGAGAAGAAGCTGAAACGAATCCATCAGGATGCAACGGTGATCTATGAGGCATTGGATGGGGACACACCCAAACCAGCAGATTCAAGAATCCTGTATACCGCCTGCATGCTTTATGGGGCAGGAAAACAGATCAATTATTTCCGTTATCCCCAGCACTCGGCGTATTGGATTATGAATGCGGGCATATACGGACTTTCCCACCGGGAGACCGTGCTGACAGCTATTGCAGCCGACTATCATCCCAAAAAAAGAACGCCCCAGCTGCTGAATAAGCACCGGGACATTCTGAAGGATTCGGATGAACGGCACGCTCACCGATTGGGCTCCATCTTGCGCATAGCCGAGGCCATTCATCGTTCGGAGCGAATCTCTGCGATACGTGTAACCAAAGAAAACGGCTCGCTGCAGATCAAACTAATCTGCTCAGCCGAGCCGTTACTGGAAATGCATGGCCTGGAAGAGGCCGCCAAGGATCTGGAAGAAGCATGGGACGTTAAGTTGACATACTCCACTCTGCAGGCTTCCAAGGAATAA
- a CDS encoding NAD(P)/FAD-dependent oxidoreductase gives MSSIPKIVILGAGYGGILTAQRLQKELNYNEADVTLVNRHDYHYITTHLHMPAAGTDSIEHARVPISKLIDEFKIDLVKSSVKEIRLQDRKVILEDGTLSYDYLIIGLGGEPETFGIPGMLDHAMTIRSINSVRLIREHIEYQFAMYKNDNKRNRIRFVVGGAGFSGVEFVAELADRIPQLCKEFDVNPKNVHIYNVEAAPSALPGFDPELVEHAMNVLKKKGVTFKIGVPIKQCLPDGVIVGEGEKIDAATVVWTGGIRGNALLEQAGLEVMRGRVKVDEYLRAPGHEHVYVIGDNSLVFNGEGRPYPPTAQIAMQQGVNCAKNVVAAIRKKQPQPFVFTSKGTVASLGKGEAIAVVGGKKYKGWKAAQLKKLVDLRYLFIIGGIPLVLKKGRFFG, from the coding sequence ATGAGCAGCATTCCCAAAATCGTCATTCTCGGCGCGGGCTATGGCGGGATTTTAACAGCCCAGCGGCTGCAGAAGGAATTAAATTATAATGAAGCCGACGTCACATTGGTGAATCGGCATGATTATCACTATATTACAACACACCTACATATGCCAGCAGCCGGTACGGATTCGATTGAGCATGCGAGGGTGCCGATTTCCAAGCTGATTGATGAATTCAAGATTGATTTGGTCAAGTCGTCGGTGAAGGAAATTCGTCTTCAGGACCGTAAGGTCATTTTGGAAGATGGAACGTTATCCTACGACTACCTGATTATTGGACTTGGCGGTGAACCGGAAACCTTCGGTATTCCAGGCATGCTGGATCATGCCATGACCATTCGCAGCATCAACTCGGTACGACTCATTCGTGAGCATATCGAATATCAGTTTGCCATGTACAAAAACGATAATAAACGTAACCGCATACGCTTTGTAGTGGGCGGGGCAGGTTTTAGCGGAGTTGAGTTTGTGGCGGAGCTTGCTGACCGCATTCCGCAGTTGTGCAAGGAATTCGACGTAAATCCGAAAAATGTGCATATCTACAATGTAGAGGCAGCGCCTTCAGCCCTGCCAGGCTTCGATCCGGAGCTGGTAGAGCATGCAATGAATGTGCTGAAGAAGAAAGGCGTAACCTTCAAAATTGGTGTTCCGATCAAGCAATGTTTGCCGGATGGTGTCATTGTGGGTGAAGGTGAAAAAATTGATGCTGCCACGGTGGTATGGACCGGTGGAATCCGCGGTAACGCGCTGCTTGAACAGGCTGGACTTGAAGTGATGCGCGGCCGGGTAAAAGTGGACGAATATCTGCGAGCTCCGGGACATGAGCATGTCTATGTTATTGGTGACAATTCACTCGTATTTAACGGGGAAGGACGTCCATATCCACCAACAGCCCAGATTGCCATGCAGCAAGGTGTGAACTGCGCCAAAAACGTTGTCGCTGCCATTCGCAAAAAACAGCCACAGCCCTTTGTGTTTACCAGCAAGGGAACGGTTGCTTCGCTCGGTAAAGGGGAGGCCATTGCTGTCGTTGGCGGTAAAAAATACAAGGGCTGGAAAGCTGCCCAGCTGAAGAAACTGGTGGATCTCCGGTATTTGTTCATCATCGGTGGAATACCGCTTGTGCTGAAGAAGGGGCGGTTTTTTGGATGA
- a CDS encoding YheC/YheD family protein has product MSRQLASKWLKTAALLKYPVAAVHIPQTMAFNSRNLLHMLSRYGMVYIKPVVGGGGYGVIRVSTSGGNYRYTHMKVTRTFTNYGQMYRSLVRIKVRRRYLIQQGIHLATIQGRPVDYRVKVVKTERGWVFRSMVGRLARPGLCVTNLSKGGTMLQGRRALGLSLPHISTRHKRREMRSLTLTCTQIMERQFPGVGQLGFDYGLDHSGKIWILEVNTRPQ; this is encoded by the coding sequence ATGTCAAGACAGCTTGCAAGCAAATGGCTGAAGACGGCAGCGCTATTGAAATATCCGGTAGCTGCTGTCCATATCCCGCAGACGATGGCATTTAATTCTAGAAATCTGCTGCACATGCTCAGCCGTTATGGAATGGTGTATATCAAACCTGTAGTCGGTGGCGGAGGTTATGGTGTTATCAGGGTATCCACGAGCGGAGGGAACTACCGCTATACGCATATGAAAGTTACACGTACATTTACCAACTATGGCCAGATGTATCGATCGCTGGTACGGATTAAAGTCAGACGGAGATACCTGATCCAACAGGGAATTCATTTGGCAACGATACAAGGCAGGCCTGTGGATTACAGGGTAAAAGTCGTCAAAACCGAGCGAGGCTGGGTTTTCCGTTCCATGGTAGGGCGTTTGGCTCGTCCCGGTTTGTGTGTAACCAATCTGAGCAAAGGCGGGACGATGCTGCAGGGCAGAAGGGCCCTTGGTTTATCCCTCCCTCATATATCTACCAGACACAAACGTCGAGAGATGCGTTCATTGACGTTGACATGCACTCAGATTATGGAAAGGCAGTTTCCAGGTGTAGGTCAACTCGGGTTCGATTATGGGCTCGATCACTCCGGGAAGATATGGATTTTGGAAGTGAACACCAGACCCCAATAA
- the ppk1 gene encoding polyphosphate kinase 1 codes for MHRDIKTGNYVNRDLSWVEFNRRVLQEAQDSTTPLLERLRFLGIVASNLDEFMSVRVAETKEKIKAGFTQKDFSGYTPSGLYRRLIKRTGAMVAEQYKTYRELIRLLAKKGVVLQEYNELNGTQQRAMDQYFHDIIFPVLTPMAVDQSRPFPLVHNKSVYLAVMLQKEEEQEDEPFFAIVQVPSNLPRVVPVPLRANSKKKTFILIEDLIKHHTHTLFSGYIPLAVQEFRLTRNADLSINEEEAEDLLEAIEKELRRRRRGAPVRLEVRKDFRSDALLELQEEFEIQDPVYEIDGPLDLSFLAGFVDSIEGFSHLKYSPVQPVYPPEFLPRESHFELLRKRDVLVHHPYESFEPVTDFVLEASEDPRVMAIKMTLYRVNGDSRLIPALAHAAESGKQVTVVVELKARFDEERNIAWARKLEKAGCHVVYGLVGLKTHAKIILVVRREQNGLRRYVHVGTGNYNESTAKVYTDVGLFTSNPIIGEDASELFNEITGYSGPKAMQAFRVAPDGMKDELFSLIRRETEHALKGKRARIIAKINSLSHQDMIDELYVASQAGVQIDLIVRGVCCLRPGVEGLSENIRVISIVDRFLEHSRLFYFENSGNPDVYISSADWMTRNLKRRIELMCPVFDPSLKKMLVDILNLSLNDNVKARELMPGGNYVFVENEKPPLRSQTEAMGIIPWKPAEWSMST; via the coding sequence ATGCATAGAGATATTAAAACAGGCAACTATGTTAACCGTGACTTAAGCTGGGTTGAATTTAATCGGCGTGTGCTTCAGGAGGCGCAGGATTCTACCACACCTCTATTGGAACGGTTGAGATTTCTCGGAATTGTAGCCAGTAATCTGGACGAGTTCATGAGTGTAAGGGTAGCAGAGACAAAAGAGAAAATTAAAGCAGGATTTACCCAAAAGGACTTTTCAGGATACACCCCGTCCGGTTTATATCGGAGATTAATCAAACGAACAGGTGCCATGGTGGCTGAGCAATATAAAACGTATCGGGAATTGATTCGCCTGCTCGCCAAAAAGGGAGTTGTTCTACAAGAGTATAACGAGCTTAATGGAACACAGCAACGGGCAATGGATCAATATTTTCATGATATTATTTTCCCTGTATTGACACCCATGGCCGTGGATCAGAGCCGACCATTTCCGTTGGTGCATAATAAATCGGTCTATCTCGCCGTGATGCTTCAGAAGGAAGAGGAGCAGGAGGATGAGCCGTTTTTTGCAATTGTTCAGGTCCCCTCGAATCTGCCGCGTGTCGTTCCCGTACCTCTGCGTGCAAACAGCAAAAAGAAAACATTCATATTAATAGAAGATTTGATAAAACATCATACACATACCCTGTTTAGCGGATATATTCCGCTGGCTGTGCAGGAATTCAGGCTGACCCGTAACGCGGACCTCTCCATTAATGAAGAGGAAGCGGAGGATTTGCTGGAAGCCATCGAGAAGGAATTGCGTCGTCGTCGCCGGGGAGCTCCCGTCCGGCTGGAAGTGCGTAAGGATTTTCGTTCAGATGCACTGCTTGAATTGCAGGAGGAATTCGAGATTCAGGATCCGGTATATGAAATTGATGGTCCGCTGGATCTGAGTTTCCTGGCTGGATTTGTAGACAGCATCGAAGGCTTCTCTCATTTGAAATATAGCCCGGTTCAGCCGGTGTATCCACCGGAATTTTTACCGAGGGAGAGCCATTTTGAACTGCTGCGCAAACGGGACGTTCTCGTTCATCATCCATATGAATCGTTTGAACCCGTCACAGATTTTGTCCTTGAGGCATCGGAAGATCCACGAGTCATGGCGATCAAGATGACATTGTACCGGGTCAACGGGGATTCACGTCTCATTCCGGCTCTGGCTCATGCAGCAGAGAGCGGCAAACAAGTGACCGTTGTGGTGGAGTTGAAGGCACGCTTTGATGAAGAACGCAACATTGCGTGGGCGCGCAAGCTGGAAAAGGCAGGCTGTCACGTTGTATATGGTTTGGTTGGTTTGAAGACCCATGCAAAAATCATTCTTGTTGTGCGCAGGGAACAGAATGGCTTAAGACGCTATGTGCACGTTGGAACAGGCAACTATAACGAAAGTACGGCGAAGGTCTACACTGACGTAGGACTGTTCACCTCCAATCCGATCATTGGTGAAGATGCATCGGAACTCTTTAATGAAATAACCGGTTATTCGGGACCGAAGGCCATGCAGGCATTCCGCGTTGCTCCCGATGGCATGAAGGATGAACTGTTTTCACTCATACGGAGGGAGACAGAGCATGCGCTTAAGGGGAAACGGGCTCGCATTATTGCCAAAATCAACTCGTTATCTCACCAGGATATGATTGATGAGTTATATGTTGCATCCCAGGCTGGTGTACAGATCGATTTAATTGTCCGCGGGGTGTGCTGCCTTCGCCCAGGTGTAGAGGGACTCAGTGAAAATATTCGGGTGATCAGCATCGTGGATCGATTTTTGGAGCACTCTCGCCTGTTTTACTTTGAGAACAGCGGGAACCCGGATGTATATATCTCCAGCGCAGACTGGATGACCCGGAATCTGAAACGAAGAATTGAGCTGATGTGCCCGGTATTTGATCCGTCACTCAAGAAGATGCTTGTCGACATCCTGAATCTGTCCCTGAATGACAATGTGAAGGCAAGGGAATTGATGCCTGGCGGCAATTATGTTTTTGTGGAAAACGAAAAGCCCCCGCTGAGAAGTCAGACGGAGGCAATGGGCATTATTCCTTGGAAGCCTGCAGAGTGGAGTATGTCAACTTAA
- a CDS encoding sporulation histidine kinase inhibitor Sda, with product MAMLSDEMLLDSYHKAIELNLERDFIALLLAEIHKRKLGTDVSAILH from the coding sequence ATGGCTATGTTATCCGATGAGATGTTATTGGATTCCTACCATAAGGCGATTGAGCTTAATCTCGAGAGAGATTTCATCGCACTGCTATTGGCAGAAATCCATAAGCGCAAACTGGGTACCGACGTATCTGCCATTCTTCACTAG
- a CDS encoding NAD(P)/FAD-dependent oxidoreductase has protein sequence MTDLLIIGGGPAGLFAAFYGGMRQASVTLVESMPQLGGQLAALYPEKYIYDVAGFPKVTAQELVNNLIEQMSHFNPNIRLEEKVVSVEKLDERHFIVKTDVNEYHAKAVIITAGIGAFEPRRLELEGAAKFEKSNLHYFISDLNAFAGKKVLISGGGDSAVDWALMLEPIAEQVTLIHRRDKFRAHEHSVENLMNSKVNVVTPTEITELHGDDAITKVTLSHVKTKETQEIDVDAVIVNFGFVSSLGPIAEWGIEIDSNSIVVDSRMETSIPGIFAAGDITTYPGKLKLIAVGFGEAPTAVNNAKVYFDPDAKLSPGHSSNMKR, from the coding sequence ATGACCGATTTACTTATTATTGGTGGCGGCCCTGCGGGTCTGTTTGCCGCATTTTACGGAGGGATGCGTCAGGCATCCGTTACTCTGGTTGAAAGCATGCCACAGCTTGGTGGACAATTGGCTGCGCTGTATCCTGAAAAATATATTTATGACGTTGCAGGGTTCCCCAAAGTGACGGCTCAGGAATTGGTAAACAACCTGATTGAGCAGATGAGCCACTTTAACCCGAATATTCGTCTGGAGGAAAAAGTCGTATCCGTTGAAAAACTGGACGAGCGTCATTTCATCGTCAAAACCGATGTGAACGAATATCATGCCAAAGCCGTAATCATTACTGCCGGTATTGGTGCCTTCGAACCACGTCGCCTGGAACTTGAAGGTGCAGCCAAGTTCGAAAAATCGAACCTGCATTACTTCATCAGTGATCTGAACGCCTTTGCTGGCAAAAAAGTACTCATCAGTGGTGGCGGTGACTCTGCCGTAGACTGGGCACTTATGCTCGAGCCAATCGCAGAACAAGTAACCCTGATCCACCGTCGTGACAAATTCCGTGCACATGAGCACAGTGTGGAGAACCTGATGAATTCCAAAGTCAACGTGGTTACACCTACGGAGATTACGGAGCTGCACGGGGATGACGCTATTACCAAAGTCACGCTGTCACACGTCAAAACCAAAGAAACACAAGAAATTGACGTCGATGCCGTGATCGTCAACTTTGGATTCGTATCATCGCTCGGGCCTATTGCCGAGTGGGGTATTGAAATTGATAGCAACTCCATCGTTGTTGACTCCCGTATGGAAACATCCATTCCAGGCATTTTTGCTGCCGGAGATATTACAACATACCCAGGCAAGCTGAAGCTGATTGCTGTTGGATTCGGTGAAGCACCAACCGCTGTTAACAATGCGAAGGTATACTTCGACCCGGATGCGAAGTTGTCCCCAGGACACAGCAGTAACATGAAACGATAG
- a CDS encoding NAD(P)-dependent oxidoreductase has protein sequence MKIGIIGATGKAGNLILKEAASRGHEVTAIVRNASKVEDKSLNVLEKDVFDLTSQDAQAFDVIVNAFGAPAGKEHLHVEVGQALINILKDAPQTRLIVIGGAGSLFTDETHSLRVVDAPGFPDAYKPTATNQGKNLQDLQASSGIQWTFLSPASFFNPEGARTGKYQTGKDHIILNSEGKSYISYADYAIALVDEIENAKHKNERFTVVGEAK, from the coding sequence ATGAAAATCGGAATTATTGGCGCAACAGGCAAAGCAGGCAATCTGATCCTGAAAGAAGCAGCGAGCAGAGGCCATGAAGTAACTGCAATTGTACGTAACGCATCCAAGGTGGAAGACAAAAGCCTGAACGTGTTGGAGAAGGATGTATTTGATCTTACTTCGCAGGATGCCCAAGCGTTTGATGTTATCGTGAATGCATTCGGCGCACCTGCTGGAAAAGAACATCTGCATGTGGAAGTGGGACAGGCTCTGATCAACATCCTGAAAGATGCTCCTCAAACTCGCCTGATCGTGATAGGCGGGGCTGGCAGTCTGTTCACCGATGAGACGCACTCCCTGCGTGTCGTTGATGCGCCAGGGTTCCCTGATGCATACAAACCAACAGCGACAAACCAAGGAAAAAATCTGCAGGACCTGCAAGCATCCTCCGGAATTCAATGGACATTCCTTAGCCCGGCAAGCTTCTTCAATCCCGAAGGTGCACGCACTGGAAAATATCAAACGGGTAAAGATCACATCATTCTGAACAGTGAAGGCAAAAGTTATATCAGCTATGCAGATTATGCCATTGCCTTGGTGGACGAAATTGAGAATGCAAAACACAAAAACGAACGCTTTACTGTCGTAGGCGAAGCGAAGTAA
- a CDS encoding arabinogalactan endo-beta-1,4-galactanase: protein MLPAGQHASAAPSFAKGADISWVPGMEAQGYKWKDKNGVQRDIIDILKNDYQINSVRIRVFVNPSNDYGNGYMNKDRAAALAQRAKNAGMSVMLTLHYSDSWADPGQQTKPAAWKNYTFQQLMDAVWNHTRDVMTAMQSKGVTPDWVQIGNETSNGMLWEDGKASTNMKNYAWLVNTGHNAVKSMSTGTKTIVHLAGGDDNALYVWNIGGLINNGANFDMIAMSLYPSASGWNTAVTNTVNNAKDLINRYGKEIIISEIGMDNNQAAAGKSFVAAMKNQIRNLPNGKGKGVFYWEPQATPGYNGGYGKGAWQSNMMPTVVMEGFID, encoded by the coding sequence ATGCTGCCTGCAGGTCAGCATGCCAGCGCAGCTCCCAGCTTCGCCAAAGGGGCAGATATCAGCTGGGTACCGGGCATGGAAGCGCAAGGTTACAAGTGGAAGGACAAAAATGGTGTACAGCGTGACATTATTGATATTTTGAAAAATGATTATCAGATCAATTCCGTTCGTATTCGAGTGTTCGTTAATCCGTCCAATGATTATGGCAACGGATATATGAATAAGGATCGCGCGGCAGCTTTGGCACAGCGGGCCAAGAATGCGGGCATGAGCGTCATGTTGACTTTACACTACAGTGATTCTTGGGCTGACCCTGGTCAACAAACCAAACCGGCTGCCTGGAAAAATTACACCTTCCAACAGCTGATGGATGCGGTATGGAATCATACACGTGACGTGATGACGGCCATGCAGAGCAAAGGGGTAACGCCTGACTGGGTGCAGATCGGAAACGAAACCAGCAACGGCATGTTATGGGAGGATGGCAAAGCTTCCACGAACATGAAAAATTACGCTTGGCTGGTGAACACAGGCCATAATGCCGTTAAGTCCATGAGCACTGGAACCAAAACAATCGTGCATCTGGCAGGTGGAGACGATAACGCACTGTATGTATGGAATATTGGTGGGTTAATCAATAATGGGGCTAACTTCGATATGATCGCCATGTCCCTCTATCCTTCAGCCTCCGGCTGGAACACAGCGGTGACGAACACGGTGAACAATGCGAAAGACCTGATCAATCGCTACGGCAAAGAAATCATCATCTCCGAGATCGGCATGGACAACAACCAGGCTGCTGCAGGCAAAAGCTTCGTGGCCGCCATGAAAAATCAAATCCGCAACCTGCCAAACGGCAAAGGAAAAGGCGTATTTTACTGGGAGCCGCAAGCTACTCCAGGGTATAACGGTGGTTACGGCAAAGGCGCTTGGCAATCCAATATGATGCCGACAGTGGTCATGGAAGGATTTATCGACTAG
- a CDS encoding IS3 family transposase has translation MEKVAEYGDIQKLCHVFGVSRSGFYAYIKRKRLDRDAKAKKQVLQTFQRYQGKYGYRQLQLFLWQDQGIWMNHKKVLRLMQRLGIQSRIRRKRRFSSSYVPAQRVADNHLKRDFSAEKPNQKWVTDITQYRVGERWVYLSAIKDLFNNEIVAYEIGERNDNELVLRTFRKAFAKQKDVTGLVVHSDQGFQYTSLAYHDMLPKVGARISMSRRGNCYDNASMESFFSHLKTEGLYPYHIRTVAEAQRKIETYIRFYNRKRPQRKLKKLTPVEYRRQFAA, from the coding sequence ATGGAAAAGGTAGCCGAATACGGTGACATCCAAAAACTCTGCCATGTGTTTGGGGTGTCTCGGAGTGGATTTTATGCCTATATAAAACGTAAACGATTGGATCGCGATGCAAAGGCGAAGAAACAAGTGCTTCAAACGTTCCAACGATATCAAGGCAAGTATGGCTATCGACAGCTCCAGTTATTCCTTTGGCAGGATCAAGGCATTTGGATGAACCACAAGAAGGTCCTCCGCCTCATGCAAAGGCTCGGTATCCAATCTCGAATTCGTCGTAAACGGCGCTTCAGCAGTTCGTATGTACCTGCTCAGCGCGTAGCAGATAATCACTTGAAACGGGACTTCAGTGCAGAAAAACCCAATCAGAAATGGGTAACGGACATTACCCAGTATCGTGTGGGCGAGCGCTGGGTATATCTTTCAGCCATAAAGGATCTGTTTAATAACGAAATTGTGGCTTACGAAATAGGCGAACGCAACGACAATGAACTAGTGCTCCGCACATTCAGAAAAGCGTTTGCGAAGCAAAAAGACGTGACCGGACTGGTCGTTCACAGCGACCAAGGGTTCCAGTACACGTCTCTTGCTTACCACGACATGCTGCCAAAGGTTGGCGCCCGAATCAGCATGTCTCGGCGAGGAAATTGTTATGACAATGCCTCGATGGAGAGTTTCTTCTCGCATCTCAAAACGGAAGGACTCTATCCTTATCATATCCGAACAGTTGCCGAAGCACAAAGAAAAATTGAAACATATATCCGCTTTTATAACCGAAAACGGCCACAACGGAAACTAAAAAAACTGACGCCGGTAGAGTACCGACGCCAGTTTGCAGCCTAG